From Sceloporus undulatus isolate JIND9_A2432 ecotype Alabama chromosome 6, SceUnd_v1.1, whole genome shotgun sequence, one genomic window encodes:
- the RPP38 gene encoding ribonuclease P protein subunit p38: MSVKEGKGSVRKSKHMAVKTALNNPYALQWRTLDRGDMHFILGALEGVMKRIGFKKLELRRQKKPCSGQKQKKEQCLSTGKLQDDNESKEVQLHGWTNLQVRKQLAIGINEVTKALEKDELLLVLVCKSATPTLLTSHLIPLSVSRAIPAGQVPRLSERLAPVLGLTSVLALGFKRSADAFAEVAEMIIPRIPSLEVPWLHHGIKQSLGSEEDTVLMDSPAVELMESGEEKSSLNQKRKRLDNSKLASPNVVLQALKVKKVVPNPNKRRKLPKTKKRILK, encoded by the coding sequence ATGTCTGTTAAGGAAGGGAAGGGGTCTGTCCGCAAGTCAAAGCACATGGCTGTAAAAACAGCTTTGAATAATCCATATGCCCTCCAGTGGCGCACTCTGGATAGAGGAGATATGCACTTCATATTGGGAGCTTTGGAAGGTGTTATGAAGAGGATTGGTTTCAAAAAATTAGAGCTTCGGAGACAGAAGAAACCCTGCTCTGgacaaaaacagaagaaagaacaGTGTTTGTCTACTGGCAAGCTTCAAGATGATAATGAAAGTAAAGAGGTTCAACTACATGGGTGGACCAACTTGCAAGTCAGGAAGCAGCTTGCTATTGGGATCAATGAAGTAACTAAAGCCTTAGAAAAAGATGAACTGCTACTTGTGCTTGTGTGCAAGTCTGCCACACCTACCCTGCTCACATCTCACTTGATTCCATTGAGTGTGAGTCGGGCCATTCCAGCTGGCCAAGTCCCACGCCTCAGTGAAAGACTAGCACCTGTTCTTGGATTAACATCTGTCCTAGCACTGGGATTTAAAAGGAGTGCTGATGCCTTTGCAGAGGTTGCTGAAATGATTATTCCACGAATACCTAGTCTGGAGGTTCCATGGCTTCACCATGGGATAAAACAGTCCTTGGGGAGTGAAGAAGATACTGTTCTAATGGACTCACCAGCAGTTGAGCTCATGGAGTCAGGTGAAGAGAAGTCCTCTCTGAATCAAAAGCGAAAGAGACTGGATAACAGCAAGCTTGCCTCTCCTAATGTAGTTCTGCAAGCGCTCAAGGTTAAAAAAGTAGTTCCCAATCCAAATAAGAGAAGGAAGCTCCCAAAAACTAAAAAGcgtattttaaaataa
- the ACBD7 gene encoding acyl-CoA-binding domain-containing protein 7: MALQADFDSAAEKVKKLKTKPTDDELGELYGFYKQATVGDINIESPGMLDLKGKAKWEAWNRKKGVSKEEAMKAYISKANGMIEKYGI, from the exons ATGGCTCTCCAG GCTGACTTTGACAGTGCAgcagaaaaagttaaaaaattaaagacCAAGCCTACTGATGATGAACTAGGAGAACTGTATGGATTCTATAAACAGGCTACTGTGGGAGATATTAATATTG AGTCTCCTGGAATGTTAGACCTGAAAGGCAAAGCCAAATGGGAAGCATGGAACCGTAAGAAAG GTGTGTCCAAGGAAGAAGCCATGAAGGCTTATATCTCGAAGGCAAATGGGATGATCGAGAAATACGGAATATAG